A region from the Sandaracinus amylolyticus genome encodes:
- the rpsF gene encoding 30S ribosomal protein S6 — protein MQQSAAATSKRLAREYELVYILTPNVDPDDADKVATRIQEVVARLGGKITKVDSWGRRRLAYPIKKSSRGVFVYVRYIGFNDLVAELERNLRNADAVIRFQTVRREGVFDLAEVTVDPEEAKFSRIEAAPLEEEPEPSFEERLGLTQKPREREEEDFLDMGDEDDVVPGAEKPEDETTEK, from the coding sequence ATGCAGCAGTCCGCAGCAGCGACGAGCAAGCGTCTCGCCCGCGAGTACGAGCTCGTCTACATCCTCACGCCGAACGTCGACCCCGACGACGCCGACAAGGTCGCGACCCGTATCCAGGAGGTCGTCGCGCGCCTCGGCGGCAAGATCACGAAGGTCGACTCGTGGGGCCGCCGTCGCCTCGCGTACCCGATCAAGAAGAGCTCGCGCGGCGTCTTCGTGTACGTGCGCTACATCGGCTTCAACGACCTCGTCGCGGAGCTCGAGCGCAACCTGCGCAACGCCGACGCGGTCATCCGCTTCCAGACCGTGCGCCGCGAGGGCGTGTTCGACCTCGCCGAGGTGACGGTCGATCCGGAAGAGGCGAAGTTCTCGCGCATCGAGGCGGCGCCGCTCGAGGAAGAGCCGGAGCCGAGCTTCGAGGAGCGCCTCGGCCTCACGCAGAAGCCGCGTGAGCGCGAAGAGGAGGACTTCCTCGACATGGGCGACGAGGACGACGTGGTCCCTGGGGCGGAGAAGCCCGAGGACGAGACCACCGAGAAGTGA
- the pth gene encoding aminoacyl-tRNA hydrolase codes for MWLIVGLGNPGPKYRNTRHNVGFMVVDRLADRASAGPFKEKFKGEWCKATIAGRDVVLLKPLTFMNLSGESLQQAMAFFKTPLSEVLVIHDELDLAYRDVRVKVGGGAAGHNGLKSIVQHCGGPDFARVRIGIGRPPKGSTESWVLGEFDTMESAELPDVLQAAALAAEAVVKDGAQAAQNKFNARPKAPSEKA; via the coding sequence ATGTGGCTGATCGTCGGGCTCGGGAACCCCGGGCCGAAGTACCGGAACACCCGGCACAACGTCGGCTTCATGGTCGTCGATCGGCTCGCCGATCGCGCGTCGGCGGGGCCCTTCAAGGAGAAGTTCAAGGGCGAGTGGTGCAAGGCGACGATCGCGGGGCGCGACGTCGTGCTGCTCAAGCCCCTGACGTTCATGAACCTGTCCGGAGAGTCGCTCCAGCAAGCGATGGCGTTCTTCAAAACGCCGCTCTCCGAGGTGCTCGTGATCCACGACGAGCTCGACCTCGCGTACCGCGACGTGCGCGTGAAGGTCGGCGGTGGAGCGGCGGGGCACAACGGCCTCAAGTCGATCGTGCAGCACTGCGGCGGGCCCGACTTCGCGCGGGTGCGCATCGGGATCGGCCGACCCCCCAAGGGATCCACTGAATCGTGGGTGCTCGGCGAATTCGACACGATGGAGAGCGCCGAGCTTCCCGACGTGCTACAGGCAGCGGCCCTCGCGGCCGAAGCGGTCGTGAAGGACGGGGCCCAAGCGGCCCAGAACAAGTTCAACGCGCGCCCGAAGGCGCCTTCCGAGAAGGCCTGA
- a CDS encoding 50S ribosomal protein L25 translates to MDSQTLKAEVRNSSGKGPARQLRMKGLIPAVFYGPGKSPTNLAVSPESLAKVLSGAYGRNQLVELDIAGTKELALVRDLEVEPVTRELLHADFYSVSKEREVRARVPFTTKGRALGVQKGGKLRVVYRDLPVVGTPDKIPASIEIDVSALDTAQSYRVKEVAMPAGVRIDFPAERVVASIESKEKEAPEEGAEGGAPAAAAAAPAAAAKAAPAKDDKKKK, encoded by the coding sequence ATGGATTCCCAGACGCTGAAGGCTGAGGTCCGCAATTCGAGCGGAAAGGGGCCGGCGCGTCAGCTCCGTATGAAGGGGCTGATTCCGGCGGTGTTCTACGGGCCGGGCAAGAGCCCCACGAACCTCGCGGTGTCGCCCGAGTCGCTCGCCAAGGTGCTGAGCGGCGCGTACGGCCGGAACCAGCTCGTCGAGCTGGACATCGCGGGCACGAAGGAGCTGGCGCTCGTCCGGGATCTCGAGGTCGAGCCCGTCACGCGCGAGCTGCTGCACGCCGACTTCTACTCGGTGTCGAAGGAGCGTGAGGTCCGCGCCCGCGTTCCCTTCACGACGAAGGGCCGCGCGCTCGGCGTCCAGAAGGGCGGCAAGCTCCGCGTCGTCTACCGCGACCTTCCGGTCGTGGGCACGCCGGACAAGATCCCGGCGAGCATCGAGATCGACGTCTCGGCGCTCGACACCGCGCAGTCGTACCGCGTGAAGGAAGTCGCGATGCCCGCGGGCGTGCGCATCGACTTCCCGGCCGAGCGCGTCGTCGCGTCGATCGAGAGCAAGGAGAAGGAAGCCCCGGAGGAGGGCGCCGAGGGTGGCGCGCCTGCGGCGGCGGCCGCGGCTCCTGCGGCGGCGGCGAAGGCTGCTCCTGCGAAGGACGACAAGAAGAAGAAGTGA
- a CDS encoding ribose-phosphate pyrophosphokinase encodes MFKSICIFSGHANPKLAESIADYLQIPVGRVKISNFSDGEVFSEIQENVRGVDVYVVQPTCAPVNDNLMELLVTVDALKRASAGSITAVIPYYGYGRQDRKVAPRTPITAKLVADLLTSAGVSRVVSMDLHAGQIQGFFNVPFDHLYSMPVFLDYLRPRLTEGTVFVSPDAGGVERARAYAKRLKGDLAIIDKRRAKANVSEVMNIVGDVEGHDCVLVDDMIDTAGTLTNAAAALKERGAKRIFATATHPVLSGPAVKRIAESAIEEVVVTDTIPLRDEAKASGKFTQLSVARLLGEAIKRIHNSDSVSSLFV; translated from the coding sequence GTGTTCAAGTCGATCTGCATCTTCTCCGGTCATGCGAACCCCAAGCTGGCCGAGTCGATCGCCGACTACCTCCAGATCCCCGTCGGTCGGGTGAAGATCTCGAACTTCTCCGACGGTGAGGTCTTCTCCGAGATCCAGGAGAACGTGCGCGGCGTCGACGTCTACGTCGTGCAGCCGACCTGCGCGCCGGTGAACGACAACCTCATGGAGCTGCTCGTCACCGTCGACGCGCTGAAGCGCGCGTCCGCGGGCTCGATCACCGCCGTCATTCCTTATTACGGCTACGGGCGCCAGGACCGGAAGGTCGCGCCGCGCACGCCGATCACCGCGAAGCTCGTCGCGGACCTGCTCACGAGCGCGGGCGTCTCGCGCGTGGTCTCGATGGACCTCCACGCCGGCCAGATCCAGGGCTTCTTCAACGTGCCCTTCGATCACCTCTACTCGATGCCGGTGTTCCTCGACTACCTGCGTCCGCGGCTCACCGAGGGCACGGTGTTCGTCTCGCCGGACGCCGGCGGCGTCGAGCGCGCACGCGCCTACGCGAAGCGCCTCAAGGGCGACCTCGCGATCATCGACAAGCGTCGCGCGAAGGCGAACGTCAGCGAGGTGATGAACATCGTCGGCGACGTCGAAGGACACGACTGCGTGCTCGTCGACGACATGATCGACACCGCGGGCACGCTGACGAACGCGGCGGCGGCGCTCAAGGAGCGCGGCGCGAAGCGCATCTTCGCGACCGCGACGCATCCCGTGCTCTCCGGCCCCGCGGTGAAGCGCATCGCCGAGTCGGCGATCGAAGAAGTCGTCGTCACCGACACGATCCCGCTCCGCGACGAGGCGAAGGCGTCGGGCAAGTTCACCCAGCTCTCGGTCGCGCGCCTGCTCGGCGAGGCGATCAAGCGCATCCACAACAGCGACTCCGTGAGCTCTCTCTTCGTTTGA
- a CDS encoding heparan-alpha-glucosaminide N-acetyltransferase domain-containing protein yields MVDAVRGLAVLAMIEWHTAHAWLAGAARESGGFVAAELIGGLAAPSFLLLAGVSSALASPLQPTAAQTWAGVRRGMRIALAGYALSLYAWTVDRAAVLQMRNVPTAIAMALALGLFALAIDDRKRSAQVRVGLAVAGLVAARFVAAQLDHVTRDGASLLPRIDVLHGIGAALVVTSLALHAVRALPLRTRAWIFGVGAITVASLAWDVAGVPQRVLPDAIADWIARDAVRPHGFPLFPWLAYSLLGASVALRLRASELRLDHAWALPNVSRPLIVALAALVIAALAWEPWPVSRAVLALAPSLRSLGRLVFNASVITASAALIATFAPRALRATRALALLGRHSLVVYAVHLEFAYGLAGIPLQRKLGFGAWAVGFVLLVGAMLALSYAIERAPRRDPARVRAVA; encoded by the coding sequence GTGGTCGACGCGGTGCGGGGCCTCGCGGTGCTCGCGATGATCGAGTGGCACACCGCGCACGCGTGGCTCGCCGGCGCTGCGCGCGAGAGCGGTGGGTTCGTCGCGGCCGAGCTGATCGGAGGTCTCGCCGCGCCTTCGTTCTTGCTGCTGGCCGGCGTGTCGAGCGCGCTCGCGTCACCGCTCCAGCCGACCGCAGCGCAGACGTGGGCGGGCGTGCGGCGCGGGATGCGCATCGCGCTCGCGGGGTACGCGCTCTCGCTCTACGCGTGGACCGTCGATCGCGCGGCCGTGCTGCAGATGCGCAACGTGCCGACCGCGATCGCGATGGCGCTCGCGCTCGGGCTCTTCGCGCTCGCGATCGACGATCGGAAGCGCAGCGCACAGGTGCGCGTCGGGCTCGCGGTCGCCGGGCTCGTCGCGGCGCGCTTCGTCGCGGCGCAGCTCGATCACGTCACACGCGACGGTGCGTCGCTCCTGCCGCGCATCGACGTGCTGCACGGGATCGGCGCCGCGCTCGTGGTCACGTCGCTCGCGCTCCACGCGGTGCGCGCGCTCCCGCTGCGCACGCGCGCGTGGATCTTCGGTGTCGGCGCGATCACCGTCGCATCGCTCGCGTGGGACGTGGCGGGCGTGCCGCAGCGCGTGCTGCCCGATGCCATCGCCGATTGGATCGCGCGCGACGCAGTGCGTCCGCACGGGTTCCCGCTCTTCCCGTGGCTCGCGTACTCGCTGCTCGGCGCCTCGGTGGCGCTGCGGCTGCGCGCGAGCGAGCTGCGCCTCGATCACGCGTGGGCGCTGCCGAACGTCTCGCGTCCGCTGATCGTCGCGCTCGCCGCGCTCGTGATCGCCGCGCTCGCGTGGGAGCCGTGGCCCGTCTCGCGCGCGGTGCTCGCCCTCGCGCCGTCGCTGCGCAGCCTGGGTCGTCTCGTGTTCAACGCGTCGGTGATCACGGCGAGCGCAGCGCTGATCGCGACGTTCGCGCCGCGCGCGCTGCGTGCGACGCGCGCGCTCGCGCTCCTCGGACGACACTCGCTGGTCGTGTACGCGGTGCACCTCGAATTCGCGTACGGCCTCGCCGGAATCCCGCTGCAGCGCAAGCTCGGATTCGGCGCGTGGGCAGTCGGATTCGTGCTGCTCGTCGGCGCGATGCTCGCGCTCTCGTATGCGATCGAGCGCGCGCCGCGTCGTGATCCCGCGCGTGTGCGCGCGGTGGCCTGA
- a CDS encoding helix-turn-helix domain-containing protein — protein MSASVTLFTDRSSFETAWKPVLESLGLGVSTARPEQLPERLERDSAIVVDAAAGVYDEDELLAHLGLARAVGAMPAVMLPPNDAMSSVDDLVDDLCVGLVARSADDVPRVSAVLARRAGARRSRRFEYLTVSPRGGELLAILADGSAMLVPRPAHPSDDRSDVASITLTDDAHRAALELVSGAQFELAADDIVVRVNGAAAHASNGHGSSNGAVVAVAVNGGGLGEIDGQRLGARIRALRLAAGLTQAELARRTGIHRPNIARVEAGRHTPSLETLARLAAAIGVPTTRVLTGD, from the coding sequence ATGTCGGCGAGCGTCACGCTGTTCACCGATCGTTCTTCGTTCGAGACCGCATGGAAGCCGGTGCTGGAGAGCCTCGGCCTCGGCGTCTCGACGGCGCGACCGGAGCAGCTCCCAGAACGCCTCGAGCGCGACTCCGCGATCGTCGTGGATGCCGCGGCGGGCGTGTACGACGAGGACGAGCTGCTCGCGCATCTCGGCCTCGCGCGCGCCGTGGGCGCGATGCCGGCGGTGATGCTGCCCCCGAACGACGCGATGTCTTCGGTGGACGATCTCGTCGACGATCTCTGCGTGGGCCTCGTCGCGCGCAGCGCGGACGACGTGCCGCGCGTGTCTGCAGTGCTCGCGCGTCGTGCGGGCGCGCGTCGCTCGCGCCGCTTCGAGTACCTCACGGTCTCGCCGCGCGGTGGTGAGCTGCTCGCGATCCTCGCGGATGGCTCCGCGATGCTCGTGCCGCGCCCCGCGCATCCGTCGGACGATCGCAGCGACGTCGCGTCGATCACGCTGACGGACGACGCGCATCGCGCGGCGCTCGAGCTCGTGAGCGGCGCGCAGTTCGAGCTCGCGGCCGACGACATCGTCGTGCGCGTGAACGGCGCTGCTGCGCACGCGAGCAACGGCCACGGATCGAGCAACGGCGCGGTCGTCGCGGTCGCGGTGAACGGCGGTGGGCTCGGCGAGATCGACGGGCAGCGCCTCGGCGCGCGCATCCGCGCGCTGCGCCTCGCGGCGGGGCTCACGCAGGCGGAGCTCGCGCGCCGCACCGGCATCCACCGTCCGAACATCGCGCGCGTCGAAGCGGGACGGCACACGCCGTCGCTCGAGACGCTCGCGCGGCTCGCGGCAGCGATCGGCGTGCCGACGACGCGCGTGCTCACCGGAGACTGA
- a CDS encoding NUDIX hydrolase: MLDIDPLREGPPPRAAATVILLRDGDAGLEVFLVRRTKGAAFMGGAYVFPGGKLDDADGAPALLARVRGLDPEGAARALDEPIDPTLALSLFVAAMRETFEESGVLLATSPRAIDLPEARARIASGGAFGALCDDLDLTLDASAMVPFARWVTPVVEQRRFDARFFLAIAPPDHDARHDDAETITSTWMTPRAAIDAHLAARIDLPPPTLRTLEELASHRDAQSALAAARARKPPLVRPVFRDLGDGTWILALPGDPEHPEPHAALPGPTRFTLRDGRFVSG, translated from the coding sequence ATGCTCGACATCGATCCGCTCCGCGAAGGCCCGCCCCCTCGCGCCGCCGCGACCGTGATCCTCCTGCGCGATGGCGACGCAGGGCTCGAGGTCTTCCTCGTTCGCCGCACGAAGGGCGCGGCGTTCATGGGCGGCGCGTACGTCTTTCCGGGCGGCAAGCTCGACGACGCGGATGGCGCGCCCGCGCTGCTCGCGCGTGTGCGCGGGCTCGATCCCGAAGGTGCTGCGCGCGCGCTCGACGAGCCGATCGATCCGACGCTCGCGCTCTCGCTCTTCGTCGCCGCGATGCGCGAGACGTTCGAAGAGTCCGGCGTGCTCCTCGCGACGAGCCCGCGCGCGATCGATCTGCCCGAGGCACGCGCGCGCATCGCGTCGGGCGGTGCGTTCGGCGCGCTCTGCGACGACCTCGACCTCACGCTCGACGCGAGCGCGATGGTGCCTTTCGCGCGCTGGGTCACGCCGGTCGTCGAGCAGCGTCGCTTCGACGCGCGCTTCTTCCTCGCGATCGCCCCGCCCGATCACGACGCGCGTCACGACGACGCGGAGACGATCACCTCGACGTGGATGACGCCGCGCGCAGCGATCGACGCGCACCTCGCAGCGCGCATCGATCTGCCTCCGCCCACGCTGCGCACGCTCGAAGAGCTCGCATCGCATCGCGACGCGCAGAGCGCGCTCGCCGCGGCGCGGGCGCGCAAGCCGCCGCTCGTGCGCCCGGTGTTCCGTGACCTCGGTGACGGGACGTGGATCCTCGCGCTCCCCGGTGATCCGGAGCACCCCGAGCCCCACGCCGCGCTGCCGGGCCCGACGCGCTTCACGCTGCGCGACGGCCGCTTCGTCTCCGGCTGA
- a CDS encoding enoyl-ACP reductase FabI: protein MGASRCARCSRSSRSASARRATTRRRAARARLDPPSGAAVGCPPRFTRRLSNMKDAHLYTLDGWALVLGASSGFGEATSIALARAGMNIIGVHLDRRAGMAHVEEIKRAIQDAGREALFFNVNAADETKRNETLDEVKRQLDAKGGKIRVLLHSLAFGTLKPYWSGAEDPASNINKANMDMTLDVMAHSLVYWTQDTLRRGLFGDDARIYGMTSAGNTTVWSGYGAVSAAKCALESHLRQLAIELAPHGISANAIEAGVTDTPALSKIPGSDVMKQQAIARNPNKRLTTVQDVAQCIVALSMPATRWMTGNVIRVDGGEKIAG, encoded by the coding sequence ATCGGCGCGTCCCGCTGCGCGCGGTGCTCGCGGAGCTCGCGAAGCGCTTCGGCACGTCGGGCCACGACGAGAAGGCGAGCCGCACGGGCTCGGCTTGACCCTCCGTCCGGCGCGGCAGTAGGGTGCCCGCCCCGTTTCACGAGGAGACTCTCGAACATGAAAGACGCGCACCTCTACACGCTCGACGGATGGGCACTCGTGCTCGGCGCCTCGAGCGGGTTCGGCGAGGCGACGAGCATCGCGCTCGCGCGCGCGGGCATGAACATCATCGGCGTGCACCTCGATCGTCGCGCGGGCATGGCGCACGTCGAGGAGATCAAGCGCGCGATCCAGGACGCGGGGCGCGAGGCGCTCTTCTTCAACGTCAACGCGGCCGACGAGACGAAGCGCAACGAGACGCTCGACGAGGTGAAGCGTCAGCTCGACGCGAAGGGCGGCAAGATCCGCGTGCTGCTCCACTCGCTCGCGTTCGGGACGCTGAAGCCGTACTGGTCGGGCGCCGAGGATCCCGCGTCGAACATCAACAAGGCGAACATGGACATGACGCTCGACGTCATGGCTCACAGCCTCGTGTACTGGACGCAGGACACGCTGCGTCGCGGGCTCTTCGGCGACGACGCGCGCATCTACGGCATGACGTCGGCCGGCAACACGACGGTGTGGAGCGGCTACGGGGCGGTGAGCGCGGCGAAGTGCGCGCTGGAGTCGCACCTTCGTCAGCTCGCGATCGAGCTCGCGCCGCACGGCATCAGTGCGAACGCGATCGAGGCGGGCGTGACCGACACGCCGGCGCTCTCGAAGATCCCGGGCAGCGACGTGATGAAGCAGCAGGCGATCGCGCGGAACCCGAACAAGCGGCTCACGACCGTGCAGGACGTCGCGCAGTGCATCGTCGCGCTCTCGATGCCGGCGACGCGCTGGATGACGGGCAACGTCATCCGCGTCGACGGTGGCGAGAAGATCGCAGGCTGA
- the hisIE gene encoding bifunctional phosphoribosyl-AMP cyclohydrolase/phosphoribosyl-ATP diphosphatase HisIE: MDASALAYDAKGLVTVVVQDRLTGEVRMLAHANEDAIRATMTSGEGHFWSRSRGAPWKKGETSGHVLRVHEVWADCDRDAVVYLVDPEGPSCHTGAQSCFFERAMGGVEGRALPMLVRLEDALEARANSSAEKSYTKSLLEKGAPKIVAKIREEADELSRAIESESDERVVSEAADVLYHVMVGLLHRRVPLRAVLAELAKRFGTSGHDEKASRTGSA, translated from the coding sequence ATGGATGCAAGCGCGCTCGCGTACGACGCGAAAGGGCTCGTCACCGTCGTCGTGCAGGATCGACTCACCGGCGAAGTGAGGATGCTCGCGCACGCGAACGAGGACGCGATCCGCGCGACGATGACGAGCGGCGAGGGGCACTTCTGGTCGCGCTCGCGCGGCGCGCCGTGGAAGAAGGGCGAGACGAGCGGGCACGTGCTGCGCGTGCACGAGGTGTGGGCCGACTGCGATCGCGACGCGGTCGTGTACCTCGTCGATCCCGAGGGCCCGAGCTGCCATACCGGCGCGCAGAGCTGCTTCTTCGAGCGCGCGATGGGCGGCGTCGAAGGGCGCGCGCTTCCGATGCTCGTGCGCCTCGAGGACGCGCTCGAGGCGCGCGCGAATTCGAGCGCCGAGAAGAGCTACACGAAGTCGCTGCTCGAGAAGGGCGCGCCGAAGATCGTCGCGAAGATCCGCGAAGAAGCCGACGAGCTCTCGCGCGCGATCGAGAGCGAGAGCGACGAGCGCGTCGTCAGCGAAGCGGCCGACGTGCTCTATCACGTGATGGTCGGTCTGCTTCATCGGCGCGTCCCGCTGCGCGCGGTGCTCGCGGAGCTCGCGAAGCGCTTCGGCACGTCGGGCCACGACGAGAAGGCGAGCCGCACGGGCTCGGCTTGA
- a CDS encoding CarD family transcriptional regulator, translated as MDFKVGEKAVHPYHGVGEVTAVETKEIAGHKKTFYILRIVESGMKVMVPTDAAQRIGLRAVISKKEADKVLAVLKDTKFAVTAQPWNRRQREYVEMLKSGSPVEVAKVLRDLTRLKSDKDLSFGERRLLDQARSLLVTELALARRCKEDRVEAEIQGILAS; from the coding sequence ATGGATTTCAAGGTCGGCGAGAAGGCGGTCCATCCCTATCACGGCGTCGGTGAGGTGACGGCCGTCGAGACCAAGGAGATCGCCGGTCACAAGAAGACCTTCTACATCCTCCGGATCGTCGAGAGCGGCATGAAGGTGATGGTCCCCACCGACGCCGCGCAGCGCATCGGCCTCCGCGCCGTGATCTCGAAGAAGGAGGCGGACAAGGTCCTCGCCGTCCTCAAGGACACGAAGTTCGCCGTCACCGCGCAGCCGTGGAACCGCCGTCAGCGCGAGTACGTCGAGATGCTGAAGAGCGGATCGCCGGTCGAGGTCGCGAAGGTGCTTCGCGACCTGACGCGGCTGAAGTCGGACAAGGATCTCTCGTTCGGCGAGCGTCGCCTGCTCGATCAGGCGCGCAGCCTCCTCGTCACCGAGCTCGCGCTCGCGCGGCGCTGCAAGGAAGACCGCGTCGAAGCGGAGATCCAGGGGATCCTCGCGAGCTGA
- the recA gene encoding recombinase RecA → MATDSNKENKEKALSLALGTIEKTFGKGAIMRLGDAEQTKDVAIIPSGSVALDIALGVGGYPRGRIIEIFGPESSGKTTLTLHAIAEVQKQGGVAAFIDAEHALDVSYAKKLGVNTEELLVSQPDHGEQALEIADTLVRSGAVDLIVVDSVAALVPKAEIEGEMGDQHVGLHARLMSQALRKLTATVHKSNCTMFFINQIRMKIGVMFGSPETTTGGNALKFYASQRLDIRRVGTIKTGDQAVGNRVRVKVVKNKLAPPFVECEFDVMFGKGMSRSGDVLDLGAEMGIIEKSGAWYSCQGERIGQGRDNARLYLEQHPETMAWVENQILEKHGLSRGGAAATAPEASEEKPNGASDRRSRARN, encoded by the coding sequence ATGGCGACCGACTCGAACAAGGAGAACAAGGAGAAGGCGCTGAGCCTCGCGCTCGGCACCATCGAGAAGACGTTCGGCAAGGGCGCGATCATGCGCCTCGGAGACGCCGAGCAAACCAAGGACGTCGCGATCATCCCGTCGGGCTCGGTGGCCCTCGACATCGCGCTGGGCGTCGGTGGGTATCCGCGCGGGCGCATCATCGAGATCTTCGGCCCGGAGTCGAGCGGCAAGACGACGCTGACTCTCCATGCGATCGCCGAGGTGCAGAAGCAGGGCGGCGTGGCGGCGTTCATCGACGCGGAGCACGCGCTCGACGTCTCGTACGCGAAGAAGCTCGGCGTGAACACCGAGGAGCTGCTCGTCTCGCAGCCCGATCACGGTGAGCAGGCGCTCGAGATCGCCGACACGCTGGTGCGCAGCGGCGCGGTCGATCTGATCGTCGTCGACTCGGTCGCCGCGCTCGTGCCCAAGGCCGAGATCGAGGGCGAGATGGGCGACCAGCACGTCGGCCTCCACGCGCGCCTGATGAGCCAGGCGCTGCGCAAGCTGACCGCGACGGTCCACAAGTCGAACTGCACGATGTTCTTCATCAACCAGATCCGGATGAAGATCGGCGTGATGTTCGGCTCGCCGGAGACCACGACGGGCGGCAACGCGCTCAAGTTCTACGCGTCGCAGCGCCTCGACATCCGGCGCGTCGGCACGATCAAGACGGGCGATCAGGCGGTCGGCAACCGGGTCCGCGTGAAGGTCGTGAAGAACAAGCTCGCGCCGCCGTTCGTCGAGTGCGAGTTCGACGTGATGTTCGGCAAGGGCATGAGCCGCTCGGGTGACGTGCTCGATCTCGGTGCCGAGATGGGCATCATCGAGAAGTCGGGCGCGTGGTACAGCTGCCAGGGCGAGCGCATCGGGCAGGGACGCGACAACGCGCGCCTCTACCTGGAGCAGCACCCGGAGACGATGGCGTGGGTCGAGAACCAGATCCTCGAGAAGCACGGGCTCAGCCGCGGCGGCGCAGCCGCGACGGCGCCCGAGGCCTCCGAGGAGAAGCCGAACGGCGCCTCGGATCGTCGCTCGCGCGCGCGCAACTGA
- a CDS encoding competence/damage-inducible protein A: MTAAVLSIGTELTRGELVNTNASWLAERLTLLGFEVQELRVVDDDVGRIVETLRALASKHRVIVATGGLGPTTDDLTTIAAAQALGVGLERHEPSLDAIRRRFAKLGREMSKTNEKQADFPIGATILPNAVGTAPGFAIELDGARVFFLPGVPFEMRRIVEDHVEPAIASLAERTTHQIRLRTFGLPESVVGEKLSGIEESEPAVTLGYRASFPEIEVKVLARASNHAEAEGIARRIAQTVRDRLGDAVFGETDDTFAGYVGQMLRDRGLTLAIAESCTGGMIGAMVTSVPGSSEYLLLDAVTYSNAAKHDLLGVDVELMRHHGAVSGEVAGAMAEGALARADAHLGVAVTGIAGPGGGTDAKPVGTVWFALAQRGAPTVTRTMNLPGDRERIRTLASYVALKMVADAAISRGRA; this comes from the coding sequence ATGACCGCAGCCGTCCTCTCGATCGGGACCGAGCTCACCCGCGGCGAGCTGGTGAACACCAACGCGAGCTGGCTCGCGGAACGCCTCACGTTGCTCGGCTTCGAAGTGCAGGAGCTGCGCGTCGTCGACGACGACGTCGGGCGCATCGTCGAGACGCTGAGAGCGCTCGCCTCGAAGCACCGCGTGATCGTCGCGACCGGAGGTCTCGGCCCGACCACGGACGACCTCACGACGATCGCCGCGGCCCAGGCGCTGGGTGTCGGGCTCGAGCGCCACGAGCCTTCGCTCGACGCGATCCGTCGTCGCTTCGCGAAGCTCGGTCGCGAGATGTCGAAGACGAACGAGAAGCAGGCGGACTTCCCGATCGGCGCGACGATCCTGCCCAACGCGGTGGGCACCGCGCCGGGCTTCGCGATCGAGCTCGACGGCGCGCGCGTCTTCTTCCTGCCCGGTGTGCCCTTCGAGATGCGCCGCATCGTCGAGGATCACGTCGAGCCCGCGATCGCGTCGCTCGCCGAGCGCACGACGCACCAGATCCGGCTGCGCACGTTCGGGCTCCCCGAGTCGGTCGTCGGCGAGAAGCTCTCGGGCATCGAGGAGAGCGAGCCCGCGGTGACGCTCGGCTATCGCGCGTCGTTCCCCGAGATCGAGGTGAAGGTGCTCGCGCGCGCGAGCAATCACGCGGAGGCCGAGGGGATCGCGCGTCGCATCGCGCAGACCGTGCGCGATCGCCTCGGTGACGCGGTGTTCGGCGAGACCGACGACACGTTCGCGGGCTACGTCGGGCAGATGCTGCGCGATCGCGGGCTCACGCTGGCGATCGCGGAGTCGTGCACCGGCGGGATGATCGGCGCGATGGTGACGAGCGTGCCCGGAAGCTCCGAGTACCTGTTGCTCGACGCGGTCACGTACTCGAACGCGGCGAAGCACGATCTGCTGGGCGTCGACGTCGAGCTGATGCGGCACCACGGCGCGGTGAGCGGCGAGGTCGCAGGCGCGATGGCGGAAGGCGCGCTCGCGCGCGCCGATGCGCACCTCGGCGTGGCGGTGACGGGCATCGCGGGCCCCGGTGGCGGCACCGACGCGAAGCCGGTCGGCACCGTGTGGTTCGCGCTCGCGCAGCGCGGCGCGCCGACGGTGACGCGCACGATGAACCTCCCGGGCGATCGCGAGCGCATCCGGACGCTCGCGTCGTACGTCGCGCTGAAGATGGTCGCCGACGCGGCGATCTCGCGCGGACGGGCCTGA